The proteins below come from a single Balaenoptera ricei isolate mBalRic1 chromosome 17, mBalRic1.hap2, whole genome shotgun sequence genomic window:
- the LOC132351653 gene encoding cytochrome P450 7A1, with the protein MMSTSLIWGIVIAACCCLWLLLGMRRRQMGEPPLENGLIPYLGCALQFGANPLEFLRANQRKHGHVFTCKLMGNYVHFITNPLSYHKVLYHGKYFDWKKFHFTASAKAFGHRSIDPSDGNTTDNISKTIIKTLQGDALNSLTEAMMENLQLVLRSQVVPKPKTPAWMSEGMYAFCYRVMFEAGYFTLFGKDLTGQDAQKALILNHLDHFKQFDKIFPALVAGFPIHVFKTGHYAREKLAEGLRLQKLRKRDHISELVRFLNDTLSTLDDTEKAKSLLAVLWASQANTIPATFWSLFQMIRNPEAMKAATEEVNKMLENAGQKISFEDNPIYLNRIQLDDMPVLDSIIKESLRLSSASLNIRTAKEDFTLHLQDGSYNIRKDDIIALYPQLMHLDPEIYPDPLTFKYDRYLDENGKTKTAFYSNGLKLKYYYMPFGSGATICPGRLFAVQEIKQFLILMLSYFELELVESCVQCPPLDQSRAGLGILPPLNDIEFRYKFKHL; encoded by the exons ATGATGAGCACCTCTTTGATCTGGGGGATTGTTATAGCAGCGTGCTGTTGTTTGTGGCTTCTCCTTGGAATGAGGAGAAG GCAAATGGGTGAACCACCTCTGGAGAATGGGTTGATTCCGTATCTGGGTTGTGCTCTGCAGTTTGGTGCCAATCCTCTTGAGTTCCTCAGAGCAAATCAAAGGAAACATGGTCATGTTTTCACCTGCAAACTAATGGGAAACTATGTCCACTTCATCACCAATCCCTTGTCATACCATAAAGTGCTGTATCATGGAAAATACTTTGACTGGAAAAAATTTCACTTCACTGCTTCTGCAAAG GCATTTGGACACAGAAGTATTGACCCCAGTGATGGAAATACCACCGACAACATAAGTAAAACTATCATCAAGACTCTGCAGGGCGATGCCTTGAATTCCCTCACAGAAGCCATGATGGAAAACCTCCAACTTGTCCTGAGATCCCAGGTGGTTCCCAAGCCCAAGACGCCCGCCTGGATGTCAGAGGGGATGTATGCCTTTTGCTACCGAGTGATGTTCGAAGCTGGGTATTTCACGCTCTTTGGCAAAGATCTCACAGGGCAAGATGCACAAAAAGCACTCATTCTAAATCACCTGGACCACTTCAAGCAATTTGACAAAATCTTTCCAGCCCTGGTAGCAGGCTTCCCCATTCACGTGTTCAAGACGGGCCACTACGCCCGGGAGAAACTGGCGGAGGGCTTGCGGCTCCAGAAACTCAGAAAGAGAGACCACATCTCAGAACTGGTCAGGTTTCTGAATGACACGCTCTCCACCTTGGACGACACGGAGAAAGCCAAGTCACTCCTTGCTGTCCTCTGGGCCTCGCAAGCAAACACCATTCCAGCGACTTTCTGGAGCTTATTTCAGATGATTAG GAACCCGGAGGCAATGAAAGCGGCCACTGAAGAAGTGAATAAAATGCTAGAGAACGCTGGTCAAAAAATTAGCTTTGAAGACAATCCAATTTATTTGAACCGGATACAACTGGATGACATGCCCGTGCTAG ACAGTATCATCAAGGAGTCTCTGAGGCTTTCCAGTGCTTCCCTCAACATCCGGACTGCTAAAGAGGATTTCACTTTGCACCTCCAGGATGGTTCCTATAATATCCGCAAAGATGACATCATAGCTCTTTATCCGCAGTTAATGCATTTAGATCCAGAAATCTACCCAGACCCTTTG ACATTTAAATATGATCGCTATCTTGATGAAAATGGGAAGACAAAGACCGCCTTCTATAGTAATGGACTCAAGTTAAAGTATTACTACATGCCCTTTGGGTCAGGGGCAACTATATGTCCTGGAAGATTATTTGCTGTCCAGGAAATCAAGCAGTTTTTGATTCTGATGCTTTCCTATTTTGAACTGGAGCTTGTGGAGAGCTGTGTTCAATGTCCCCCTTTGGACCAGTCCCGTGCAGGCCTGGGCATTTTACCACCATTAAATGATATTGAGTTTAGATATAAATTCAAACATCTGTGA